The Crassaminicella indica genomic interval GAAGCAGGATTTGAAGTAATAAAGCTTACTAGTAAAGGAAAAATTAGTTCTAAAGAATTTTATTATGGAGATATAAAAGAATTAAAAAAAGAAGCAGAAGAAATGATTGATTTCAATAAAAAGTATAATATAGAAATACTTTTCATTGATACTTATAATGTAACAAAAGAATATTTTTTAAGCATAAAGCCATATGTAACTAAATTAGCCTATATAGATGATGTGAATAAATTTGTTTATCCAGTAGATATTTTGATTAATGGTAATATTACTGGTGAATATATGGATTATAAGAAATATTCAGAAGATGAAATTATGCTTTTAGGACCTAAGTATAATCTTATAAGGGATGAATTTAGAAATCTTCCAGAGCGAGAAATAAATAAAGAAGTAAAAGAAATAATGATAACTACAGGTGGATCTGATCCTCATAATATGAGTACTAAGTTGTTATACATGTTATTGGAAGATAATAAAATTGGTAAGCTGAGATTTAATGTTATAGTAGGAAATGGATTTATAAATAAAGAAGAACTAAGTAAAATCAGCAAACAAAACAAAAACGTTGTACTGTATGAAAATGTAAAAAGAATATCTGAAATAATGCTTAGATCTGATATAGCAATATCTTCTGGAGGTAGTACGTTGTATGAGTTGTGTGCTTGTGGAACGCCAACCATGGCTTTTATATTGGCAGATAATCAAGAATTTATTGTTGAAAAAATGGATGAATATGGTTATGTTAAGAGTTTAGAATGGTATAATAAAATAGATAAAGATATATTCTTAAGTAAATTGAAATCATTAGTATTTGATTATAATTTAAGACAAGTTATAAGTCAAAAGGGACAAAAACT includes:
- the pseG gene encoding UDP-2,4-diacetamido-2,4,6-trideoxy-beta-L-altropyranose hydrolase; translation: MKTVAFRADGGQNVGMGHVMRCLSLAKEFRRNGYKVYFISKLTEGIKKIEEAGFEVIKLTSKGKISSKEFYYGDIKELKKEAEEMIDFNKKYNIEILFIDTYNVTKEYFLSIKPYVTKLAYIDDVNKFVYPVDILINGNITGEYMDYKKYSEDEIMLLGPKYNLIRDEFRNLPEREINKEVKEIMITTGGSDPHNMSTKLLYMLLEDNKIGKLRFNVIVGNGFINKEELSKISKQNKNVVLYENVKRISEIMLRSDIAISSGGSTLYELCACGTPTMAFILADNQEFIVEKMDEYGYVKSLEWYNKIDKDIFLSKLKSLVFDYNLRQVISQKGQKLLDGNGASRVVKKVSKS